A window of the Dyadobacter pollutisoli genome harbors these coding sequences:
- a CDS encoding ABC transporter permease — protein sequence MLSNYIKIAWKVLLRHPFYTFITLFGISLTLTVLMVLTSFLDHLFGTHYPEVNRDRSLYIATVIQTDSTRTSMSTGPASFPFLVKHAKSLKSAEKVSIMSNFSFSNTYINGKKIKLNTKYTDADFWDVTGFDFIEGKPYNETNIQNSDLVVVITDALRDQYFESGGGPVVGKNIEIENIHYKVIGVVKGSPPTRLYTYSDVYFPYTAPKSNYENKGMRGRFLAIALAKTTSDIPSIQSEFDNNISKISLAEIKDGQSFTVLIVRAEKYFDHFLSTFARDGTQKLLFYTVASFVILMFMGLPAINLVNVNVSRILERASEIGVRKAFGAPSSALLWQFIIENVFITFIGGAFALVLSYVIIHFINSSGWIAYADLTINVPVFLISLAVCLVFGLLSGVLPAFRMSRLKIAEALKA from the coding sequence ATGCTTTCAAACTACATAAAAATCGCCTGGAAGGTACTGCTTCGGCATCCTTTCTATACATTCATTACCTTGTTCGGCATCAGTCTGACGCTGACTGTACTGATGGTACTGACTTCGTTTCTGGACCATTTGTTTGGTACCCATTATCCTGAAGTAAATCGTGACCGGTCGCTTTACATTGCGACGGTGATACAAACCGATTCGACCAGAACTTCCATGTCGACGGGACCGGCTAGTTTTCCATTCCTGGTCAAACATGCCAAATCGCTCAAATCGGCTGAAAAAGTGTCGATTATGTCGAATTTTAGTTTTTCCAATACTTATATCAATGGCAAGAAGATCAAGCTGAACACGAAATATACTGATGCTGATTTTTGGGATGTAACGGGTTTCGATTTTATCGAAGGCAAGCCCTATAATGAGACAAATATCCAGAATTCAGATCTGGTGGTCGTGATTACGGACGCGTTGCGCGATCAGTATTTTGAAAGCGGCGGAGGTCCGGTCGTGGGGAAGAACATTGAGATAGAAAACATTCATTACAAGGTGATAGGCGTGGTAAAAGGCAGCCCGCCGACCAGGTTGTACACTTATTCAGATGTATATTTCCCCTATACCGCTCCAAAAAGCAATTACGAAAACAAGGGAATGAGGGGCCGTTTTCTGGCGATTGCGCTTGCCAAAACCACTTCCGACATTCCATCAATCCAGTCGGAATTTGACAATAACATCTCGAAGATTTCGCTTGCTGAAATTAAGGATGGACAGAGTTTTACAGTTTTGATCGTTCGGGCAGAGAAGTACTTCGATCACTTTCTGAGCACGTTCGCGAGAGATGGTACTCAGAAGCTTTTGTTCTACACGGTTGCAAGTTTTGTGATATTGATGTTTATGGGCTTGCCGGCGATTAATTTGGTGAATGTAAACGTGAGCCGGATTCTGGAAAGAGCCTCTGAAATTGGGGTAAGGAAAGCATTTGGCGCACCTTCCAGCGCGTTGCTTTGGCAATTTATCATCGAGAATGTCTTCATTACATTCATTGGGGGCGCATTTGCGCTGGTGTTGTCGTACGTCATCATCCATTTCATTAATTCCAGCGGATGGATTGCCTATGCCGATCTGACGATCAATGTGCCCGTTTTCCTAATCAGTCTGGCCGTGTGCCTGGTGTTTGGGTTGCTATCTGGCGTGCTGCCGGCATTCCGAATGTCGAGGTTGAAGATCGCGGAGGCGCTGAAGGCGTAG
- a CDS encoding ABC transporter permease, translating to MLRHLFKLIWNKKGTHSLLIIEIWASFLVLFGVLSLIVYNVRNYLQPIGFEYEQVWNLDLASNQDTTDVGGKLQRILQRVKSYKEVQSATRTSSNTPFSANQIGNSVTYNKVEVGGDFYYTDTDFSKTLDLPLQKGRWYREGDLVAKFIPIVINKKMEDKLFLEESALNKVIKLDDKSSYKVVGVVDKFKAKGEFMNDHPALFQMLAKDDRWNSNILVKTMPGTDANFEAKLVRDIALMVPGWGIEVSYLKDSRINRHNLTLVPVIIFLIVSGFLLTNVALGLFGILNLNIARRKNEIGLRRAMGATEGKVTIQFLGEIWVIATFSLIIGLLFAIQFPLMHVFDLDSEIYITAIFASIVVIYIIVTLCAWFPSHQASRIHPALALYEE from the coding sequence ATGTTACGACATCTTTTTAAATTAATATGGAATAAAAAGGGTACTCATTCTCTGTTGATTATCGAGATATGGGCTTCTTTTCTGGTACTCTTCGGTGTGCTTTCGCTCATTGTTTACAATGTAAGGAATTACCTGCAACCGATAGGTTTTGAATATGAGCAGGTTTGGAACCTGGACCTGGCGAGTAACCAGGATACGACCGACGTAGGTGGGAAGCTCCAACGAATATTGCAGCGTGTCAAGTCGTACAAGGAAGTGCAGTCGGCCACGCGGACGAGCAGTAATACACCGTTTTCGGCTAACCAGATAGGCAATTCTGTGACTTACAACAAGGTAGAAGTAGGCGGTGATTTCTATTACACCGACACGGACTTTAGCAAAACATTAGACCTGCCGCTCCAAAAAGGACGTTGGTACCGGGAGGGTGACCTGGTCGCCAAATTCATTCCGATCGTCATCAATAAAAAGATGGAGGATAAACTGTTTTTGGAGGAATCAGCTTTGAACAAGGTCATCAAACTGGATGATAAGAGCTCCTACAAAGTGGTGGGCGTGGTGGATAAGTTTAAGGCCAAAGGTGAGTTTATGAATGATCATCCGGCTCTGTTTCAGATGCTTGCCAAAGATGATCGCTGGAATTCGAACATTCTGGTGAAAACGATGCCTGGTACTGATGCTAATTTTGAAGCCAAGCTGGTCAGGGATATTGCATTGATGGTGCCCGGCTGGGGAATTGAGGTAAGTTACCTGAAAGACTCACGCATAAACCGCCATAATCTGACGCTCGTGCCGGTTATTATATTTCTGATCGTAAGTGGCTTTTTGCTTACCAATGTCGCCTTGGGGCTATTTGGAATATTAAACCTGAACATTGCCAGAAGAAAAAATGAGATAGGTTTGCGGCGTGCAATGGGTGCTACCGAAGGAAAGGTTACGATCCAATTTCTGGGCGAAATATGGGTAATCGCCACTTTCAGTCTTATTATTGGTCTTTTGTTCGCCATTCAGTTTCCGCTTATGCACGTTTTTGATCTGGACAGCGAAATTTACATTACCGCAATTTTTGCATCCATTGTGGTTATTTATATAATTGTCACACTTTGCGCATGGTTTCCGAGCCATCAGGCGTCGAGGATCCATCCCGCGCTGGCGCTGTATGAGGAGTAG
- a CDS encoding putative toxin-antitoxin system toxin component, PIN family, giving the protein MKVVIDTNVLWVSISSRSTSHWIFKAILDGTLTLCVTTEILEEYAEIMDRKLGHNVSEAVLSTFDNLSNISFITRYYHWLAVKSDPDDDKFVDCFVASGAQYLVTEDNHFNVVKKLDFPKIKVVNISEFYRIFRSERL; this is encoded by the coding sequence GTGAAAGTGGTAATTGACACGAACGTTCTCTGGGTGTCGATTTCAAGTCGCTCCACGTCTCACTGGATTTTCAAAGCTATTTTGGATGGAACACTTACTTTATGTGTAACCACTGAGATTTTAGAAGAGTATGCGGAAATTATGGACCGAAAGTTGGGACATAATGTATCAGAGGCCGTGTTGAGTACTTTTGACAATCTTTCTAATATATCCTTTATCACACGTTACTATCATTGGTTGGCAGTTAAGTCCGATCCCGATGATGACAAATTTGTTGATTGTTTTGTAGCCTCCGGAGCGCAATACCTGGTGACCGAGGACAATCATTTTAACGTGGTAAAAAAACTGGATTTTCCCAAAATCAAGGTGGTTAATATTTCTGAATTTTATCGGATTTTTCGTTCCGAACGCTTGTGA
- a CDS encoding sigma-54-dependent transcriptional regulator, with amino-acid sequence MLLIVDDDLAIRTSLTLLLKKEGYSVKGVGSPDETFEALRAETPELILLDLNFSIETSGKEGMQLLQRIKMSYPAVPVILITGWGTIDLAVKGMKEGAIDFITKPWQNNYLLQSVKTILNLSQQVSLSGSRRKLDQRYQFDNIVGQDPKLLDILETVGRVASTDAPVLITGESGTGKELIAEAIHLNSKRKVRPFVKVNLGGISSTLFESELFGHVRGAFTDAKTDRAGRFEMAHRGSIFLDEIGELDLSSQVKLLRVLQERTFEPLGSSKSRTVDVRVICATNRNLEEMVSQGTFREDLYYRINLITVKLPALRERPDDIPLLSEFFVNNLKTIYQRPNLQLSPAAMKWLRTLSLQGNIRQLKNLVERTVLLSGEDTLDIVDFQKNMTAGKEVSARKNLPEVGTITLEEMEYQMIAKAMLFHQNKVSKVARSLGITRFALYRRLEKYGISYDSEDV; translated from the coding sequence ATGCTCCTAATAGTTGACGACGATTTAGCAATACGAACTTCATTAACCTTGCTCTTGAAAAAGGAGGGTTATTCTGTAAAAGGAGTGGGGTCGCCGGACGAAACTTTTGAAGCATTGCGAGCAGAAACACCTGAATTGATCCTGCTGGACCTGAATTTTTCTATTGAAACATCAGGGAAAGAGGGTATGCAGCTGCTACAAAGGATCAAAATGAGCTATCCGGCCGTTCCTGTGATCCTTATTACCGGCTGGGGAACGATCGATCTGGCCGTGAAAGGAATGAAGGAAGGCGCCATTGATTTTATTACAAAACCCTGGCAGAACAATTACCTGTTGCAATCCGTAAAGACCATTCTGAACCTTTCGCAGCAGGTATCGCTGTCGGGCAGCAGGCGAAAACTGGATCAGCGATACCAGTTTGACAACATTGTAGGCCAGGACCCTAAGCTGCTGGATATTCTTGAAACGGTCGGCAGGGTAGCCTCCACGGATGCCCCGGTGCTGATTACGGGAGAAAGCGGTACCGGAAAAGAACTAATTGCGGAAGCGATCCATTTGAACAGCAAACGCAAAGTCAGGCCGTTTGTGAAAGTAAATCTCGGCGGTATATCTTCCACATTGTTTGAGAGCGAATTATTCGGGCACGTGCGGGGCGCGTTCACTGATGCAAAAACGGACCGCGCTGGCCGCTTCGAAATGGCGCACAGAGGCTCTATTTTTCTTGACGAAATCGGGGAGCTGGATCTTTCGAGTCAGGTGAAACTGCTGCGTGTGTTACAGGAGCGCACATTTGAACCATTAGGCAGCAGCAAAAGCAGAACTGTGGATGTGCGGGTGATATGTGCTACGAACCGGAACCTGGAAGAAATGGTATCCCAGGGTACATTTCGGGAGGATTTGTACTACCGGATCAACCTGATCACTGTGAAGCTTCCGGCCCTGCGCGAACGTCCCGACGACATTCCTCTCTTATCTGAATTTTTTGTCAATAACCTGAAAACCATTTACCAGCGCCCCAACCTGCAACTTAGCCCGGCTGCGATGAAATGGCTTCGGACATTGTCGTTGCAAGGAAACATTCGCCAGCTCAAAAACCTCGTCGAAAGAACGGTGCTGCTGTCGGGCGAGGATACATTGGATATCGTTGATTTTCAAAAAAATATGACTGCCGGCAAGGAGGTCTCGGCCCGCAAAAATCTGCCCGAGGTCGGCACCATTACCCTCGAAGAAATGGAGTATCAGATGATCGCGAAAGCGATGCTTTTTCACCAAAATAAGGTGAGTAAAGTGGCGAGATCGTTGGGTATCACACGTTTCGCTCTCTACCGCAGGCTTGAAAAATACGGAATTTCTTACGATTCCGAAGACGTATGA
- a CDS encoding sensor histidine kinase: MRLSTKVQYILYIMALHAVLVFLVYKILFHDKVIFIGSEVFLLLSAIASIKLYQNFMQPIQFVRSGIEAIKDKDFSIKFVPTGKGEVDTLIEVYNLMIDQLREERTKLHEQHFFLEKLIEASPICIIILDFDDKIESLNLKAKQQFHDETISLTGKKLNESGLPLLTELADVQDGESRIVKTNGVVTFKVQRSHFMDQGFRRSFLMIEELTNEILESEKNAYGKVIRMMAHEVNNTLGATDSILQTTSSVLSDESFQDVREALQIASDRNQKLTKFMRNFADVVRLPMPAFEQTDIVKLVRDVAIFMEPAARQSGVAIQIVTSEHSVFKNLDAGQMEHVFVNVFKNAIEACEAGYQIQAEVANGKVIIRNNGKPIDAETGMQLFNPFFSTKRDGQGIGLTLTREILINHGFAFSLETGADGWTAFTIDMNS, encoded by the coding sequence ATGAGATTATCTACCAAAGTTCAGTACATCCTCTATATCATGGCATTGCACGCTGTCCTGGTGTTTTTGGTGTATAAGATCCTTTTTCATGACAAAGTGATTTTCATTGGCTCTGAGGTTTTTCTGCTGCTTTCTGCCATTGCCTCCATTAAGTTATATCAAAATTTTATGCAACCTATCCAATTTGTGAGATCCGGGATTGAAGCGATCAAGGACAAGGATTTTTCGATCAAATTTGTACCTACCGGAAAAGGAGAGGTAGATACTTTGATCGAGGTTTATAATCTGATGATCGATCAGCTAAGGGAAGAGCGTACCAAACTCCATGAGCAGCATTTTTTTCTGGAAAAACTCATTGAAGCCTCACCGATTTGTATCATAATCCTTGATTTTGATGATAAAATTGAGTCGCTAAACCTGAAAGCCAAGCAACAATTTCATGACGAAACCATTTCATTAACCGGTAAGAAATTGAACGAATCAGGTCTGCCATTGTTAACGGAACTCGCTGATGTTCAGGATGGAGAATCGCGGATTGTGAAAACGAATGGAGTCGTTACTTTCAAAGTACAGCGTTCTCATTTTATGGATCAGGGATTTCGCCGGTCGTTTCTGATGATCGAGGAATTGACGAATGAAATACTGGAATCGGAAAAGAATGCTTACGGAAAAGTGATCCGAATGATGGCGCACGAAGTGAATAACACGTTAGGGGCGACGGACTCTATTTTGCAGACGACCAGCAGCGTCTTGTCCGACGAATCGTTTCAGGATGTTCGCGAAGCATTGCAGATCGCTTCGGACCGTAATCAGAAACTGACGAAATTTATGCGGAATTTCGCAGATGTGGTGAGGCTTCCTATGCCTGCATTTGAACAAACCGATATTGTAAAACTGGTTCGGGATGTGGCGATATTCATGGAACCTGCGGCACGGCAAAGCGGGGTCGCTATTCAGATTGTCACTTCGGAACATTCAGTTTTTAAAAACCTGGATGCCGGACAAATGGAGCATGTTTTTGTGAATGTATTTAAAAATGCAATTGAAGCTTGTGAAGCCGGTTATCAGATCCAGGCGGAAGTAGCTAATGGAAAAGTGATTATCCGGAATAATGGCAAACCCATTGACGCAGAAACGGGTATGCAACTTTTCAATCCGTTTTTCAGCACCAAGCGTGACGGGCAGGGTATAGGATTGACGCTGACCAGAGAAATCCTCATCAACCACGGCTTCGCATTTTCATTGGAAACAGGCGCGGATGGATGGACTGCCTTTACTATTGATATGAATTCCTGA
- a CDS encoding phosphotriesterase family protein, with product MDKPQHSISRRQFVKTCAVAPLLLQYFGSKEDFTYSVNGKINVSELGTTLIHEHVLVDFIGADKITPDRWKHEEVIKKVLPHLLEIKAKGIKTIAECTPAFIGRDVLLLQKLSRQSGLTILTNTGYYGASDNKYLPKWAFTETAEQLAARWIREFENGIDGTDIKPGFIKTGVNGGSLSEVHQKLIKAAAITHLKTGLTICSHTGPALPAREEIEILKKEGVNPAAFVWVHANGTNEEFTELAQAGCWISLDGISEGSLDKHADLIVFLKNKGFLKQVLISHDAGWYRPGEPNGGDFRSYTTISDKLLPLLKQKGITDADIRQLMIGNPANVFTIRVRKL from the coding sequence ATGGATAAACCCCAACATTCAATCTCCCGCCGGCAATTCGTAAAAACGTGTGCTGTTGCGCCATTGCTTTTACAGTATTTTGGCTCCAAAGAAGACTTCACTTACTCGGTTAATGGCAAGATCAATGTTTCAGAACTCGGTACCACGCTGATTCATGAGCACGTTCTGGTCGATTTTATTGGTGCGGACAAAATTACCCCCGATCGCTGGAAACATGAAGAAGTGATTAAGAAGGTGCTCCCCCACTTGCTCGAAATCAAGGCAAAAGGCATTAAAACCATCGCGGAATGTACACCTGCATTCATTGGGAGGGACGTATTATTGCTTCAAAAATTATCCAGACAATCCGGGCTGACTATCCTGACCAATACCGGCTACTATGGCGCGTCGGATAACAAGTATCTTCCTAAATGGGCATTTACAGAAACCGCCGAACAATTGGCAGCACGCTGGATCAGGGAATTTGAGAATGGAATTGACGGTACCGACATTAAACCTGGCTTTATCAAAACCGGCGTCAATGGTGGCTCGCTCTCAGAAGTACATCAAAAGCTCATTAAAGCAGCCGCCATCACCCATTTGAAGACCGGCCTGACCATCTGTTCGCATACAGGCCCTGCACTACCCGCACGGGAAGAAATTGAAATACTAAAAAAAGAAGGAGTAAATCCCGCCGCATTCGTTTGGGTACATGCTAATGGAACCAACGAAGAGTTTACAGAATTAGCCCAGGCCGGTTGCTGGATCAGTCTCGATGGCATTAGTGAGGGAAGCCTGGATAAACATGCAGATCTGATTGTGTTCTTAAAAAACAAAGGATTTCTCAAACAGGTGTTGATTTCCCACGATGCAGGCTGGTACCGTCCGGGCGAGCCCAATGGTGGCGATTTCAGAAGTTACACAACCATTTCGGACAAACTGCTTCCATTATTAAAACAAAAAGGCATTACCGACGCCGATATCAGGCAATTAATGATCGGTAACCCGGCTAATGTCTTCACAATCCGTGTTCGTAAGCTTTAA
- a CDS encoding site-2 protease family protein, protein MQSSTRTYIIQAVLFIVTVITTTMAGAEWMYGNIFSFVYDFIYFLMGSNADKAEIPEAAKALSWPQFVQGFHFSIPFLLILTIHEFGHYFVAKIHQVKVTLPYYIPLWFGISNSIGTMGAFIRIKSIVRSRLIFFDIGIAGPLAGFIAALVVLWYGFTHLPPPDHIFSIHPEYARYGLSYPQFVYENASGNIALGDNILFWLFKTYVADPSRLPHAYEMIHYPYIFAGYLALFFTSLNLIPIGQLDGGHILYGLIGKKKFNVVAPVLFGIFAFYAGLGLFRTESFAIGSDQIFYERLFYLAVYIYFLYICFRRLSDNPSTGLMISLIIVVGQFAVSYIKPDWNGYGNFLPFVFLLGRFLGVRHPETDENQPLDAPRVILGICALIIFVISFSPTPFIIIE, encoded by the coding sequence ATGCAGTCTAGCACACGTACTTACATCATTCAGGCCGTCCTTTTTATTGTCACAGTGATCACCACTACAATGGCTGGCGCGGAATGGATGTACGGTAATATTTTTTCGTTTGTTTACGACTTCATTTATTTCCTGATGGGTTCCAATGCCGACAAGGCTGAGATCCCGGAAGCTGCCAAAGCATTGAGCTGGCCACAGTTCGTGCAGGGTTTTCACTTTTCCATTCCGTTTCTGCTGATATTGACGATCCATGAATTTGGTCATTATTTCGTCGCCAAGATCCATCAGGTAAAGGTGACGCTACCCTACTACATTCCATTGTGGTTCGGAATTTCCAATAGCATCGGGACTATGGGCGCTTTTATCAGGATCAAATCCATTGTTCGCTCCCGCCTGATATTCTTTGACATTGGCATTGCAGGGCCGCTTGCCGGTTTTATTGCAGCATTGGTGGTTCTTTGGTACGGTTTCACACATTTGCCCCCGCCTGATCACATATTCAGCATCCATCCCGAATATGCGCGTTACGGGCTGAGTTATCCGCAATTTGTTTACGAGAATGCATCGGGTAACATTGCTTTGGGCGACAACATTCTGTTTTGGTTGTTCAAAACCTATGTTGCTGATCCTTCCCGGTTGCCCCATGCTTACGAAATGATCCACTACCCTTACATTTTCGCGGGGTATCTGGCGCTTTTCTTCACTTCTCTGAACCTCATTCCTATCGGCCAGCTGGATGGCGGCCATATTCTTTACGGGCTGATCGGAAAGAAAAAATTCAATGTCGTAGCGCCGGTCCTCTTCGGGATCTTCGCTTTTTATGCAGGTTTGGGACTTTTTCGCACCGAGTCATTCGCGATCGGAAGTGACCAGATTTTTTACGAGCGACTGTTTTACCTCGCGGTTTACATCTATTTCCTCTATATCTGTTTCAGAAGGTTAAGCGACAATCCGTCTACCGGACTTATGATCAGTCTGATCATAGTAGTGGGACAATTTGCTGTTTCTTATATCAAACCAGACTGGAATGGTTACGGTAATTTTCTACCATTTGTTTTTCTCCTCGGCAGGTTCCTTGGTGTGAGGCACCCGGAAACGGATGAAAACCAACCTCTCGACGCCCCCCGGGTCATTCTCGGAATTTGCGCCTTGATCATTTTTGTCATCTCATTCAGCCCTACCCCGTTTATAATTATTGAGTAG
- a CDS encoding HAD family hydrolase encodes MKNDKIKNIIFDLGDVILNIDVPIASKSFAALSGKEQSEILSIFKENDLFRQFETGKLNEAGFRNYVRELLGLSDLSDEAIDTAWNSLLLDLPPERVELLQKLAGNYRLFLLSNTSSIHITQVNKILEASTGIEKLDDLFEIVFLSYDMGLMKPDAQIYLNVLEQAGLKAEETLFLDDNLDNINAASKLGIDTIHVQKPLTILEYLKDYAV; translated from the coding sequence ATGAAAAACGACAAAATAAAGAATATCATTTTTGACCTTGGCGATGTAATTCTCAACATTGATGTCCCCATTGCATCGAAATCTTTTGCGGCGCTCAGCGGCAAAGAACAAAGTGAAATCCTTTCGATTTTCAAAGAAAATGACCTTTTCAGGCAGTTTGAAACCGGTAAGCTTAATGAGGCCGGTTTCAGGAATTATGTAAGAGAGCTGCTTGGACTCTCCGACCTTTCCGACGAGGCCATCGATACAGCCTGGAACAGTCTCTTGCTGGACCTGCCGCCGGAAAGAGTGGAACTTCTTCAAAAATTGGCCGGGAATTACCGTTTATTTCTGTTGAGCAACACCAGCTCCATTCACATTACACAGGTCAACAAGATCCTGGAAGCTTCCACCGGAATCGAAAAACTGGACGATCTTTTTGAAATTGTGTTTCTTTCCTATGACATGGGCCTTATGAAGCCAGACGCGCAAATTTATCTGAATGTGCTGGAACAGGCCGGACTTAAAGCCGAAGAGACATTGTTCCTGGACGATAACCTGGACAATATCAACGCAGCTTCAAAATTAGGTATTGACACCATTCACGTTCAAAAGCCGTTAACCATTCTGGAATATCTCAAAGACTATGCAGTCTAG
- a CDS encoding acetyl-CoA carboxylase carboxyltransferase subunit alpha yields MRTYLDFEKPMSELERKLEEMKTLAKENNVDVSDAISLLENNITDLRKEIFENLTRWQRVQLSRHPDRPYTLDYIELICDEFIELHGDRQVRDDPAVIGGLANVGGQSFMLIGQQKGRNTKQRQHRNFGMPNPEGYRKALRLMKLAEKFNKPIVTLIDTPGAFPGMEAEERGQGEAIARNLKEMFMLKVPVICIVIGEGASGGALGIAIGDRVLMLENTWYSVISPENCSAILWRSWDFKEQAAEAMKITAKDMKKNNLIDGIIAEPLGGAHLDHNWMAEELKKTILENITELSAISEQDRIDQRIDKFCAMGVVVE; encoded by the coding sequence ATGAGAACATACCTGGATTTCGAAAAACCTATGTCCGAGCTCGAACGTAAGCTCGAAGAAATGAAAACATTAGCAAAGGAAAATAATGTAGATGTTTCCGATGCCATTTCCTTACTGGAAAATAATATTACAGATCTTCGAAAAGAAATATTTGAAAATCTTACCCGCTGGCAGCGCGTGCAGCTCTCCCGGCACCCCGACCGTCCCTATACCCTCGACTACATTGAATTGATCTGTGATGAATTCATCGAATTGCACGGCGATCGACAGGTACGGGATGATCCGGCTGTTATTGGCGGATTGGCCAATGTCGGCGGACAGTCATTTATGCTGATCGGACAACAAAAAGGACGTAATACCAAGCAGAGACAACATCGGAATTTCGGTATGCCCAATCCCGAAGGTTACCGCAAGGCGCTACGCCTGATGAAACTGGCCGAAAAATTCAACAAACCTATTGTTACCCTGATCGACACGCCGGGCGCGTTCCCGGGCATGGAGGCAGAAGAGCGCGGACAAGGTGAAGCAATCGCCCGCAACCTGAAAGAAATGTTCATGCTGAAAGTACCTGTGATCTGTATCGTGATCGGCGAAGGAGCTTCCGGTGGTGCATTAGGTATCGCGATCGGTGACAGGGTATTGATGCTGGAAAATACCTGGTACTCGGTTATTTCTCCTGAAAACTGCTCGGCAATCCTTTGGAGAAGCTGGGATTTCAAAGAGCAGGCTGCCGAAGCGATGAAGATAACGGCCAAGGATATGAAGAAAAACAACCTCATTGACGGTATCATTGCCGAACCACTGGGCGGCGCCCATCTGGATCATAACTGGATGGCGGAAGAATTAAAAAAAACCATTTTAGAAAACATTACCGAGCTCTCTGCGATCAGCGAGCAGGACAGGATCGACCAGCGGATAGACAAGTTCTGTGCAATGGGTGTAGTTGTTGAATAA